A region of Myxococcus stipitatus DSM 14675 DNA encodes the following proteins:
- a CDS encoding type III pantothenate kinase — MLLAIDVGNTNTVLGVFEGRKLLDHWRVETSTRRTSDEYGILVRQLFSHSGIDAAKVRAVAVSSVVPPLQFSLEKMSERYFRMRPMFVGPGVKTGMPILYDNPREVGADRIVNAVAAFEKHRSALIVVDFGTATTFDAVSARGEYLGGCICPGINISMEALFQNASKLPRVEFVRPPHVIGRNTVHSMQSGLFYGYVGMVDGICARMQTDQGQPVRVVATGGLAPLVASGSKAIHEVDEFLTLEGLRIIYGRNHAT; from the coding sequence ATGCTCCTGGCCATCGACGTTGGCAATACCAACACCGTTCTCGGGGTGTTCGAGGGCCGGAAGCTGCTCGACCACTGGCGCGTGGAGACGAGCACGCGGCGCACCTCCGACGAGTACGGCATCCTGGTGCGCCAGCTCTTCTCCCACAGCGGCATCGACGCGGCGAAGGTGCGTGCGGTGGCCGTGTCCAGCGTGGTGCCGCCGCTCCAGTTCAGCCTGGAGAAGATGAGCGAGCGCTACTTCCGCATGCGGCCCATGTTCGTGGGGCCCGGCGTGAAGACGGGCATGCCCATCCTCTACGACAACCCTCGCGAGGTGGGCGCCGACCGCATCGTCAACGCGGTGGCCGCGTTCGAGAAGCACCGCTCGGCGCTCATCGTCGTGGACTTCGGCACCGCGACGACGTTCGACGCCGTGTCCGCGCGAGGCGAGTACCTGGGCGGCTGCATCTGCCCGGGCATCAACATCTCCATGGAGGCCCTGTTCCAGAACGCCTCCAAGCTGCCGCGCGTGGAGTTCGTGCGGCCGCCCCACGTCATCGGGCGCAACACGGTGCACTCGATGCAGTCGGGGCTCTTCTACGGTTACGTCGGGATGGTGGACGGCATCTGCGCGCGCATGCAGACCGACCAGGGCCAGCCCGTGAGAGTGGTGGCCACCGGAGGGCTCGCGCCGCTGGTGGCCAGTGGATCCAAGGCCATCCACGAAGTGGACGAGTTCCTCACGCTCGAGGGCCTGCGCATCATCTACGGAAGGAATCACGCGACATGA
- a CDS encoding response regulator, giving the protein MSKKILIVEKSDTALAATLRPVLEGRGFTVEDTADGKGSVEQIRRDRPQLVVLAVELSAGQNGYLICGKLKKDDDLKNVPIVIVGNPDGFAQHRKLKAHADEYVAMPVDAQLLTERVGALIGFPEPPVSEDVVDESLTLDALGDEPMTADFGEEISVDTGEEPAVAGEELDLDAAFNDMASPEPELDSEPVSLVEEPVEAPPDAVVEGLGVEEDFSTLDALGSDADDALDALDDSEKTVVGFVPVPAAPPPALKVIEPAKPSAPPPARTPPPTPARAPVSAPVATAPAAPVTSAADAAELRNLRAKVAELQATLEDSRGTSAQAEDRVRELEVELESKSTELETARASSGKNDKDTFALRDAVNKRDKEILRLKSELNQKDQEIVELKDQHLELEQKASSSESEIARRDAQIKTLTTRADTLTAERKRVDQQLATSKEEARGATARLSTLQEELDQVNAQTAGLHAELEELRNRTGQLEMEVQTAREESDALRAQVETAQSETEELRGQLEQTQAELSEQATRAADEAEELRKRISELEATAVRNDERVTKLYARIKSEEKLREKTKKALVIAQQLLEEPASAVADSDEAAA; this is encoded by the coding sequence ATGTCCAAGAAAATCCTGATCGTCGAAAAGAGCGACACCGCCCTCGCCGCCACCCTGCGTCCCGTCCTGGAGGGACGGGGCTTCACGGTTGAAGACACCGCGGACGGCAAGGGCAGCGTGGAGCAGATTCGCCGGGACCGGCCGCAGCTCGTCGTGCTCGCGGTGGAGCTGTCCGCGGGGCAGAACGGCTACCTCATCTGCGGCAAGCTGAAGAAGGACGACGACCTCAAGAATGTCCCCATCGTCATCGTCGGCAACCCGGATGGCTTCGCGCAGCACCGCAAGCTGAAGGCCCACGCCGACGAGTACGTGGCCATGCCCGTGGACGCGCAGCTGTTGACCGAGCGCGTGGGGGCGTTGATCGGCTTCCCGGAGCCGCCCGTCTCCGAGGACGTGGTGGACGAGAGCCTCACCCTGGACGCGCTCGGCGATGAGCCGATGACCGCGGACTTCGGCGAGGAGATCTCCGTGGACACGGGCGAGGAGCCCGCCGTCGCCGGGGAAGAGCTGGACCTGGACGCGGCCTTCAACGACATGGCCTCGCCGGAGCCGGAGCTGGACTCCGAGCCCGTCTCCCTGGTCGAAGAGCCCGTCGAGGCACCGCCCGACGCGGTGGTGGAAGGCCTGGGCGTGGAGGAGGACTTCTCCACCCTGGACGCGCTCGGCTCGGATGCGGACGACGCGCTCGACGCGCTGGATGACTCCGAGAAGACGGTGGTGGGCTTCGTTCCCGTGCCCGCCGCGCCTCCGCCCGCGCTGAAGGTCATCGAGCCGGCGAAGCCCTCCGCGCCGCCTCCGGCGCGCACACCTCCGCCGACGCCCGCGCGGGCCCCCGTCAGCGCGCCCGTGGCCACCGCTCCGGCCGCCCCTGTCACCTCCGCCGCCGACGCGGCCGAGCTGCGCAACCTGCGCGCGAAGGTCGCGGAGCTCCAGGCGACCCTCGAGGACTCGCGCGGCACCTCCGCCCAGGCCGAGGACCGCGTGCGGGAGCTCGAGGTCGAGCTCGAGTCCAAGTCCACCGAGCTGGAGACGGCGCGGGCCTCGTCGGGGAAGAACGACAAGGACACCTTCGCCCTGCGCGATGCCGTCAACAAGCGCGACAAGGAGATCCTGCGCCTCAAGTCGGAGCTGAACCAGAAGGACCAGGAGATCGTCGAGCTGAAGGACCAGCACCTGGAGCTGGAGCAGAAGGCCAGCTCGAGCGAGTCGGAGATTGCCCGGCGCGACGCGCAGATCAAGACGCTCACGACCCGCGCGGACACGCTGACGGCCGAGCGCAAGCGCGTGGACCAGCAGCTCGCCACCTCCAAGGAAGAGGCTCGCGGCGCCACCGCCCGGCTCTCCACCCTCCAGGAGGAGCTGGACCAGGTGAATGCGCAGACGGCCGGCCTCCACGCCGAGCTGGAGGAGCTGCGCAACCGCACCGGTCAGCTCGAGATGGAGGTGCAGACCGCGCGTGAGGAGTCGGACGCCCTGCGCGCCCAGGTGGAGACCGCGCAGAGCGAGACCGAGGAGCTGCGCGGTCAGCTCGAGCAGACGCAGGCGGAGCTGTCCGAGCAGGCCACTCGCGCGGCCGACGAGGCCGAGGAGCTGCGCAAGCGCATCTCCGAGCTGGAGGCCACCGCCGTGCGCAACGACGAGCGCGTGACGAAGCTCTACGCGCGCATCAAGAGCGAGGAGAAGCTGCGCGAGAAGACGAAGAAGGCGCTCGTCATCGCCCAGCAGCTCCTGGAAGAGCCGGCCTCCGCCGTGGCGGACAGCGACGAAGCCGCCGCCTGA
- a CDS encoding anti-sigma factor, whose product MTCQELERLLYPYLDGEFQPEERVDLESHLAACTPCRRRVEDERNMRSALRRAARHSVQQMRAPAALRAGIAQGLHKEHRRAQYGVWLRAGAVALVVMTVGSGWLMLRESQRQRMARDEIVKRHSRGLPFEIASSAPEQLETWFKGKVDPRVALPQLPKAKPLGGRISILNGREVAYISYETLPNDGEPSRRLGVFVVPDEEGLKPQALPAVEVDSAQGFNIVTWRDQEVIYEMVTDMDERDILRMLDERERGAAVASNPLPMESADGEYSYQTLPRPQRVRPAVSAEPASYP is encoded by the coding sequence ATGACCTGCCAGGAACTCGAACGGCTTCTGTATCCGTACCTCGACGGCGAATTTCAGCCGGAGGAGCGGGTCGACCTCGAATCCCACCTCGCCGCGTGCACGCCTTGCCGGCGCCGCGTGGAGGACGAGCGGAACATGCGCTCAGCCCTGCGCCGGGCGGCTCGACACTCGGTGCAGCAGATGCGCGCGCCAGCGGCCTTGCGCGCGGGCATCGCCCAGGGGCTCCACAAGGAGCACCGCCGCGCGCAGTACGGTGTCTGGCTGCGCGCGGGTGCCGTTGCCCTGGTGGTGATGACGGTGGGCAGCGGTTGGTTGATGCTCCGCGAGTCCCAGCGGCAGCGGATGGCGCGGGACGAAATCGTCAAACGGCACTCGCGCGGGCTCCCCTTCGAAATCGCGTCCTCCGCGCCGGAGCAACTGGAGACGTGGTTCAAGGGCAAGGTGGACCCTCGCGTCGCCCTGCCCCAGCTCCCCAAGGCCAAGCCCCTGGGCGGCCGCATCTCCATCCTCAATGGCCGCGAGGTCGCGTACATCAGCTACGAGACGCTCCCCAACGACGGTGAGCCCAGCCGCAGGCTCGGGGTCTTCGTCGTCCCGGATGAAGAGGGCCTCAAGCCCCAGGCACTCCCCGCGGTGGAGGTGGACTCCGCGCAGGGCTTCAACATCGTCACGTGGCGGGACCAGGAAGTCATCTACGAGATGGTCACCGACATGGATGAGCGCGACATCCTCCGCATGCTCGATGAGCGCGAGCGCGGGGCCGCGGTGGCCAGCAACCCGCTGCCGATGGAGTCCGCCGACGGCGAGTACTCGTATCAGACGCTCCCCCGCCCTCAGCGCGTCCGCCCCGCGGTCTCCGCCGAGCCGGCTTCGTACCCCTGA
- a CDS encoding sigma-70 family RNA polymerase sigma factor: protein MLDFRQPNRTKQEFEELALAHLDPLYSAALRLTKNERDAEDLVQDTCMRAYRFFDKFERGTNIKAWLFKILTNTFINRYRRKVKERTVVEGVEREAVHERFVSRDATDFAANPEQYFFDRLLSDDVLRAIDSLPIDFRLVVILADLQEFSYKEIAEILECPVGTVMSRLFRGRKLLQKTLREYAVGQGVFRHEGESADAPSNLEEYRQRKKTG, encoded by the coding sequence ATGTTGGATTTCAGACAACCCAACCGGACGAAGCAGGAATTCGAAGAGCTGGCGCTGGCCCACCTCGACCCGCTGTATTCGGCGGCCTTGCGGCTGACGAAGAACGAGCGGGACGCCGAGGACCTGGTGCAGGACACCTGCATGAGGGCCTACCGCTTCTTCGACAAGTTCGAGCGGGGCACCAACATCAAGGCCTGGCTCTTCAAGATCCTCACCAACACCTTCATCAACCGCTACCGGCGGAAGGTGAAGGAGCGCACGGTGGTGGAGGGCGTGGAGCGCGAGGCGGTACACGAGCGCTTCGTGAGCCGGGACGCGACGGACTTCGCGGCCAACCCGGAGCAGTACTTCTTCGACCGGCTCCTGTCGGACGACGTGCTGCGCGCCATCGACTCGTTGCCCATCGACTTCCGGCTGGTGGTCATCCTCGCGGACCTCCAGGAGTTCTCCTACAAGGAGATCGCCGAGATCCTCGAGTGCCCCGTCGGCACGGTGATGAGCCGGCTGTTCCGCGGCCGCAAGCTCCTGCAGAAGACGCTGCGCGAGTACGCGGTGGGCCAGGGCGTCTTCCGGCACGAGGGTGAGTCGGCGGATGCGCCTTCGAACCTGGAAGAGTATCGTCAAAGGAAGAAGACGGGCTAG
- the ald gene encoding alanine dehydrogenase → MIVGVPKEIKTREYRVGMVPAGVRALTSAGHTVLVETNAGVGSGIPDSEYQRVGAQIVASADEVWKRAEMIVKVKEPIAPEYERIQPNQIIYTYFHLAGVDPELTKTLVKKKAAAVAYETLQLDDGSLPLLKPMSEVAGKMAIQVGAASLEKAHGGKGILLGGVPGVRRGRVVIIGGGVVGLCAAKVAVGMGAEVTILDVNLERLTYLDDVFLGRVTVLASDSENISKSVREADLVVGAVLIPGGKAPKLVSEALIAEMSPGSVVVDVAVDQGGCIETCKPTTHDNPTFVVHGVVHYCVANMPGAVPQTSTYALTNTTRPYSRKIADMGLVEAVKSDPALARAMNTYNGHVTYEAVAKDMGYPYVPISEAMSRK, encoded by the coding sequence GTGATCGTCGGAGTTCCCAAGGAGATCAAAACCCGTGAGTACCGCGTCGGCATGGTGCCCGCGGGCGTGCGCGCGCTCACGAGCGCTGGCCACACGGTGCTGGTCGAGACGAACGCTGGTGTCGGCTCCGGCATCCCCGACTCTGAATACCAGCGTGTCGGTGCACAGATTGTCGCCAGCGCGGACGAGGTCTGGAAGCGCGCGGAGATGATCGTCAAGGTGAAGGAGCCCATTGCGCCCGAGTACGAGCGCATCCAGCCCAACCAGATCATCTACACGTACTTCCACCTGGCCGGCGTCGACCCCGAGTTGACGAAGACGCTGGTGAAGAAGAAGGCGGCGGCCGTCGCGTACGAGACGCTGCAGCTGGATGACGGCAGCCTCCCCCTGCTCAAGCCCATGAGCGAGGTGGCCGGCAAGATGGCCATCCAGGTGGGCGCCGCGAGCCTGGAGAAGGCCCACGGTGGCAAGGGCATCCTGCTGGGCGGCGTGCCCGGCGTGCGCCGCGGCCGCGTGGTCATCATCGGCGGTGGTGTCGTCGGCCTCTGCGCCGCCAAGGTGGCGGTGGGCATGGGCGCCGAGGTCACCATCCTCGACGTCAACCTGGAGCGCCTCACCTACCTGGACGACGTGTTCCTCGGCCGCGTCACCGTGCTGGCCTCCGACTCCGAGAACATCTCGAAGTCGGTGCGCGAGGCGGACCTGGTCGTCGGCGCGGTGCTCATCCCCGGCGGCAAGGCGCCCAAGCTCGTCTCCGAGGCGCTCATCGCGGAGATGTCCCCCGGCTCCGTCGTCGTCGACGTGGCCGTGGACCAGGGTGGCTGCATCGAGACCTGCAAGCCCACCACCCACGACAACCCGACGTTCGTCGTCCACGGCGTGGTCCACTACTGCGTGGCCAACATGCCGGGCGCCGTCCCCCAGACGTCCACCTACGCCCTCACCAACACCACCCGTCCCTATTCGCGGAAGATCGCCGACATGGGCCTGGTGGAGGCCGTGAAGTCGGACCCGGCGCTGGCGCGTGCGATGAACACCTACAACGGCCACGTCACCTACGAGGCCGTCGCCAAGGACATGGGCTACCCCTACGTGCCCATCTCCGAGGCCATGAGCCGCAAGTAG
- a CDS encoding radical SAM protein, which yields MTSSLKLLFADPKGRVMEHPYLLATLRSGEELVPPQDKPIPLPSAGKLVHLPGRLPVGIHPKTGEMELVREMNVGGKSFIPNAVGALLPPGYTRTFLPGEVKGDGPVLPQWAYTAAAWGKDGPVAWAIHTDRRSHWDPERYSTPDMKALVTEHMARFPDNRVLKQLKTCALLYRCFTSQNTFYVRDEAAIPASVMCNARCVGCISDQPADGPPASHERMDDGPTGEEMGAIGLFHLENAPGRTMVSFGQGCEGEPLTRWKQIAEAIRFMRERTQKGSININTNASLTRGLEALLDAGLDAVRVSLNAASKGLYEAYYKPVKYGWEDVEASIALARERGAYLALNLLLFPGVTDREGEVKALERLVKKYKVDQVQTRSLAIDPLQYLEAARDVGAGGEAVGVRTLLNRLKAARPGLIIGNFARGLEERENAAGVR from the coding sequence ATGACGTCCTCGCTGAAGCTGCTGTTCGCCGACCCCAAGGGGCGGGTGATGGAGCATCCCTACCTGCTGGCCACGCTGCGCAGCGGGGAGGAGCTCGTTCCGCCGCAGGACAAGCCCATCCCGCTGCCGTCCGCGGGGAAGCTGGTCCACCTGCCGGGCAGGCTCCCGGTCGGCATCCACCCCAAGACGGGGGAGATGGAGCTGGTGCGGGAGATGAACGTGGGCGGCAAGTCGTTCATCCCCAACGCCGTCGGGGCGCTGCTGCCGCCGGGCTACACGCGGACCTTCCTGCCGGGCGAGGTGAAGGGCGACGGGCCGGTGCTGCCGCAGTGGGCGTACACGGCGGCGGCGTGGGGCAAGGACGGGCCCGTGGCGTGGGCCATCCACACGGACCGCCGCTCGCATTGGGATCCGGAGCGCTACTCCACGCCGGACATGAAGGCGCTGGTGACCGAGCACATGGCGCGCTTCCCGGACAACCGGGTGCTCAAGCAGCTGAAGACGTGCGCGCTGCTGTACCGCTGCTTCACGTCGCAGAACACCTTCTACGTCCGCGACGAGGCGGCCATCCCCGCGTCGGTGATGTGCAACGCGCGCTGCGTGGGCTGCATCTCCGACCAGCCCGCGGATGGGCCTCCGGCGTCACATGAGCGCATGGATGACGGGCCCACCGGCGAGGAGATGGGCGCCATCGGCCTGTTCCACCTGGAGAACGCGCCGGGCCGCACCATGGTGAGCTTCGGCCAGGGCTGCGAGGGCGAGCCGCTCACGCGCTGGAAGCAGATCGCGGAGGCCATCCGCTTCATGCGCGAGCGCACGCAGAAGGGCTCCATCAACATCAACACCAACGCGAGCCTCACGCGCGGGCTGGAGGCGCTGCTCGACGCGGGCCTGGACGCGGTGCGGGTGTCGCTCAACGCCGCATCGAAGGGGCTCTACGAGGCGTACTACAAGCCGGTGAAGTACGGCTGGGAGGACGTCGAGGCGTCCATCGCGCTCGCGCGGGAGCGGGGCGCGTACCTGGCGCTCAACCTGCTCCTGTTCCCGGGCGTCACGGACCGCGAGGGCGAGGTGAAGGCGCTGGAGCGGCTGGTGAAGAAGTACAAGGTGGACCAGGTGCAGACGCGCTCGCTGGCCATCGACCCGCTCCAGTACCTGGAGGCGGCGCGGGACGTGGGCGCGGGGGGCGAGGCCGTGGGCGTGCGCACGCTGCTCAACCGCCTCAAGGCCGCGCGGCCCGGACTCATCATCGGCAACTTCGCGCGGGGCCTGGAGGAGCGGGAGAACGCGGCCGGGGTCCGGTAG
- a CDS encoding response regulator codes for MSRVLVIDDSPMLVELTVRALTAAGYQASGAQDLASLDQKLSEGPFALILMDVNMPEMFGDDVVEYLRRQKKVTAKLVLYSDIPEAELAGKTKASGADGYILKSGGLEAVLGGVMGLIGAPALGVPAAVPPPPAAAAPAPAPAAPAASGGLKPAPTTGGRKPRILIVDDSEMTARIIEADLVAKGFEVHVADTADKATKIILKKQTRPDLVLLDVRMPNVNGEQFCRFIKSNSLFKGIKVLLCSGENVEELQRICREAGADGYIPKDAVMGNLVAKELLPTGNE; via the coding sequence ATGTCGCGCGTACTGGTCATTGACGACAGCCCGATGCTGGTGGAGCTCACGGTTCGGGCCCTCACCGCCGCCGGTTACCAGGCGAGCGGGGCTCAGGACCTGGCGAGCCTCGACCAGAAGCTCTCCGAGGGTCCGTTCGCGCTCATCCTCATGGACGTGAACATGCCGGAGATGTTCGGCGACGATGTCGTCGAATACCTGCGGCGCCAGAAGAAGGTCACCGCGAAGCTGGTCCTCTACTCCGACATCCCGGAGGCGGAGCTGGCCGGCAAGACGAAGGCGTCCGGCGCGGATGGCTACATCCTCAAGAGCGGAGGCCTGGAGGCCGTGCTCGGCGGGGTGATGGGCCTCATCGGGGCCCCGGCCCTGGGTGTCCCCGCCGCGGTCCCGCCTCCTCCGGCCGCCGCCGCGCCCGCACCGGCCCCCGCTGCTCCCGCCGCCTCGGGGGGGCTCAAGCCGGCGCCGACGACGGGGGGACGCAAGCCGCGCATCCTCATCGTGGACGACAGCGAGATGACCGCGAGGATCATCGAAGCGGACCTGGTGGCCAAGGGCTTCGAGGTCCACGTCGCGGACACCGCCGACAAGGCCACGAAGATCATCCTCAAGAAGCAGACGCGTCCGGACCTGGTGCTGCTGGACGTGCGGATGCCCAACGTGAACGGCGAGCAGTTCTGCCGCTTCATCAAGAGCAACAGCCTCTTCAAGGGCATCAAGGTGCTCTTGTGCTCGGGAGAGAATGTCGAGGAGCTCCAGCGCATCTGCCGCGAGGCGGGCGCCGACGGCTACATCCCCAAGGACGCCGTGATGGGCAACCTGGTGGCCAAGGAGCTGCTGCCCACGGGGAACGAGTAG
- a CDS encoding chemotaxis protein CheW, whose protein sequence is MAPDRAVAAQARPEQEFFCFRVGDLRLGVPSENVLEVFRAGLLTPLPRTPSFIMGVTGHRGEVLPVVDLLRFLSKGEARIGPRTRLFVGVTGSIVAGVVADTVLGLRRIPVADILPPPLGGDAAAEHLLGVVQGATPLDSINLLNFSKLLQTARQRAVAR, encoded by the coding sequence ATGGCTCCGGACCGCGCCGTGGCCGCGCAGGCCCGGCCGGAGCAGGAGTTCTTCTGCTTCCGGGTGGGAGACCTGCGGCTCGGGGTGCCCAGCGAGAACGTCCTCGAGGTGTTCCGCGCGGGACTGCTCACCCCCCTGCCGAGGACTCCCTCCTTCATCATGGGCGTCACCGGCCACCGAGGTGAGGTGCTCCCGGTCGTCGACCTCCTGCGCTTCCTCTCCAAGGGAGAAGCGCGCATCGGCCCCCGCACACGCCTGTTCGTCGGCGTCACCGGCAGCATCGTCGCCGGGGTCGTGGCGGACACGGTGCTGGGGCTGCGGCGCATCCCCGTCGCGGACATCCTCCCGCCGCCCTTGGGGGGAGATGCCGCCGCGGAACACCTGCTCGGCGTGGTCCAGGGCGCCACCCCCCTGGACAGCATCAACCTGCTGAACTTCTCCAAGCTGCTGCAGACGGCGCGGCAGCGGGCGGTGGCTCGATGA
- a CDS encoding frizzy aggregation protein FrzB: MNDESLGLEEKSGDVDILFFEIGGGLFGADASQVLRIDRSLPEDITLPELGRLHRGNRALVFDTPEGEGHLKVDAVNGVRSIPVTQLRRMPPTAGAAPYAVGVCLEEARTVLLIDLVETARTQETQGRH, from the coding sequence ATGAACGACGAGTCGCTGGGCCTCGAGGAGAAGTCGGGGGACGTGGACATCCTCTTCTTCGAGATTGGTGGCGGCCTGTTCGGCGCGGACGCGTCGCAGGTGCTGAGGATCGACCGTTCGTTGCCGGAGGACATCACCCTGCCGGAGCTGGGGCGGCTGCACCGAGGCAACCGCGCGCTCGTCTTCGATACGCCCGAGGGCGAAGGGCACCTCAAGGTGGACGCCGTCAATGGCGTGCGCTCCATCCCCGTCACGCAGCTTCGCCGGATGCCGCCCACCGCGGGCGCGGCCCCGTATGCCGTCGGGGTGTGTCTGGAAGAAGCCCGCACCGTTTTGCTGATTGACCTGGTGGAGACCGCCAGGACCCAAGAAACTCAAGGAAGGCACTGA
- a CDS encoding methyl-accepting chemotaxis protein, translating into MSLDTPNEKPASKARSARKAPASKAAAAAAPAAPLKAFTDTLLTVLAGNLQARVPKELVGAGGEEMAHLLNQVLDNFASSEHRKHVAAQEIDQALDALISLVREGDLSRWNTTTEDPQLGPLLEGFGKVIETLRTFVREINEAALRLSSSANQVLAASTQHETSSTEQAAAIHETTATMEELKHASAQIAENAGSVARVAEETLGAARAGRGAIGEFIQAMQQIRSDGVAVADSIAKLSKRVERIGTVVEVIDEIADRSDLLALNAALEGSRAGEAGKGFSIVAAEMRRLAENVLDSTKEIKNLITEIREATAAAAGAAEASKSATESGEKLGAVAAQAVEGILAGVQETSDAARVINLATQQQRTATEQVVASMAEIEDVTRQTTQASKQATGAAAELTQLAARLAELIKRFKAD; encoded by the coding sequence ATGTCCCTGGACACCCCGAACGAGAAGCCCGCGTCCAAGGCCCGTTCCGCCCGGAAGGCCCCGGCCTCCAAGGCGGCGGCTGCCGCCGCGCCCGCGGCCCCCCTCAAGGCCTTCACCGACACGCTGCTGACGGTGCTGGCCGGCAACCTCCAGGCCCGCGTCCCCAAGGAGCTGGTCGGCGCCGGGGGCGAGGAGATGGCCCACCTGCTCAACCAGGTGCTGGACAACTTCGCCAGCTCCGAGCACCGCAAGCACGTGGCGGCGCAGGAGATCGACCAGGCCCTGGACGCGCTCATCAGCCTGGTGCGCGAGGGCGACCTGTCGCGCTGGAACACCACCACCGAGGACCCCCAGCTGGGGCCCTTGCTGGAGGGCTTCGGCAAGGTCATCGAGACGCTGCGCACCTTCGTGCGGGAGATCAACGAGGCGGCGCTGCGGCTGTCCTCGTCCGCCAACCAGGTGCTGGCGGCGTCCACCCAGCACGAGACGTCCTCCACCGAGCAGGCCGCCGCCATCCACGAGACGACGGCGACCATGGAGGAGCTGAAGCACGCCTCCGCGCAGATCGCCGAGAACGCGGGCAGCGTGGCGCGCGTGGCCGAGGAGACGCTCGGCGCGGCGCGCGCGGGCCGGGGCGCCATCGGTGAGTTCATCCAGGCCATGCAGCAGATCCGCAGCGACGGCGTCGCGGTGGCGGACTCCATCGCCAAGCTGTCCAAGCGCGTGGAGCGCATCGGCACGGTGGTGGAGGTCATCGACGAGATCGCCGACCGCTCCGACCTGCTCGCGCTGAACGCGGCGCTGGAAGGCAGCCGCGCGGGCGAGGCGGGCAAGGGCTTCTCCATCGTCGCGGCGGAGATGCGCCGCCTGGCGGAGAACGTCCTGGACTCCACCAAGGAGATCAAGAACCTCATCACCGAGATTCGCGAGGCCACGGCCGCCGCCGCGGGCGCCGCCGAGGCGTCCAAGTCCGCCACCGAGTCCGGTGAGAAGCTGGGCGCCGTCGCCGCACAGGCCGTCGAGGGCATCCTCGCCGGCGTGCAGGAGACGAGCGACGCGGCTCGCGTCATCAACCTCGCCACGCAGCAGCAGCGCACGGCCACCGAGCAGGTCGTGGCGTCCATGGCGGAGATCGAGGACGTGACGCGCCAGACGACGCAGGCGTCGAAGCAGGCGACGGGAGCGGCCGCGGAGCTCACGCAGCTGGCCGCTCGACTCGCGGAGCTCATCAAGCGCTTCAAGGCCGACTAG